The following proteins come from a genomic window of Gemmatimonadota bacterium:
- the rplM gene encoding 50S ribosomal protein L13, translating to MKTPTVKMEDLQRDWHVVDAEGKVLGRLASEVAKILRGKHKPIFSPHLDTGDHVIVINAEKVVLTGKKPQNKIYYRHSGYPGGLKAISYERMAARHPERVLRMAIKGMLPHNALGRKIFRKLRVYAGAEHPHSAQKPVALEL from the coding sequence ATGAAGACACCAACGGTTAAGATGGAGGACCTGCAGCGGGACTGGCACGTCGTGGACGCCGAAGGCAAGGTGCTGGGCAGGCTGGCCAGCGAAGTGGCCAAGATCTTGCGCGGCAAGCACAAGCCGATCTTCTCGCCCCACCTGGATACCGGCGACCACGTCATCGTCATCAACGCAGAGAAGGTGGTCCTGACCGGCAAGAAACCCCAGAACAAGATCTATTACCGCCACAGCGGCTATCCCGGCGGCCTGAAAGCCATCAGCTACGAACGCATGGCAGCACGCCACCCGGAGCGCGTGCTGCGCATGGCCATCAAGGGCATGCTGCCGCACAACGCCCTCGGACGTAAGATCTTTCGCAAGCTCCGCGTGTACGCCGGCGCGGAACACCCCCACAGCGCTCAGAAACCGGTCGCGCTGGAACTTTAA
- the rpsI gene encoding 30S ribosomal protein S9 yields MNSDTHGHHAVGRRKRAIAKVWLRAKKDGASHQVNDKPLIDYFDRPGLVAAIEEPLVLTEMNDQVVVFARTFGGGKTGQAGALRLGIARALKDMDEGLHAPLREAGMLTRDSRIKERKKYGLAGARKRFQFSKR; encoded by the coding sequence ATGAATTCGGATACCCATGGACACCACGCGGTGGGCCGGAGGAAGCGGGCCATCGCCAAGGTATGGCTTCGCGCGAAGAAGGATGGCGCCAGTCACCAGGTCAACGACAAGCCGCTGATCGACTACTTCGACCGGCCCGGTCTCGTCGCCGCGATCGAGGAACCCCTGGTGCTCACCGAAATGAACGACCAGGTCGTCGTGTTCGCGCGGACCTTCGGCGGAGGCAAGACCGGTCAGGCCGGGGCGTTGAGACTCGGCATCGCGCGGGCGCTGAAGGACATGGACGAAGGCCTGCACGCGCCGCTGCGCGAAGCGGGCATGCTGACGCGGGATTCACGCATCAAGGAACGCAAGAAGTACGGACTGGCCGGCGCACGCAAGCGGTTCCAGTTCTCTAAGCGTTAA
- the rpsB gene encoding 30S ribosomal protein S2: MGIPTIQELLGAGVHFGHQTRRWNPKMKEFIFAERNNIYIIDLKKTLSQIEIAYDAVRKAVENGQSVLFVGTKKQARPIIIEMAQRCGMFYVAERWLGGMLTNFQTIQTSVKRLEELEKMKEHGTMEALTKKEAASLEKERERLQKVLGGIREMRDLPGVIFVVDARKERIAVAEANTLEIPIVSILDTNCDPDLIDYPIPGNDDALRSISLITEVVASAAEEGLRNSGRPVPGDEAPVEEVEVVEAVEEQQA, from the coding sequence ATGGGGATTCCGACTATTCAGGAACTGCTCGGCGCGGGCGTTCACTTCGGTCACCAGACCCGACGCTGGAACCCGAAGATGAAGGAGTTCATATTCGCCGAGCGCAACAACATCTACATCATCGACCTGAAGAAGACGCTCAGCCAGATCGAAATCGCGTATGACGCCGTACGCAAGGCCGTCGAGAACGGGCAGTCCGTCCTCTTCGTGGGCACGAAGAAGCAGGCCAGGCCCATCATCATCGAAATGGCGCAGCGGTGTGGCATGTTCTACGTCGCGGAACGCTGGCTCGGCGGCATGTTGACGAACTTCCAGACCATCCAGACCAGCGTCAAGCGCCTGGAAGAACTCGAGAAAATGAAAGAGCACGGCACCATGGAGGCGCTCACGAAAAAAGAGGCCGCAAGCCTGGAGAAGGAGCGGGAGCGCCTGCAGAAAGTACTGGGCGGCATCCGCGAAATGCGCGACCTGCCCGGCGTTATTTTCGTGGTGGACGCCCGCAAGGAACGGATCGCCGTCGCGGAGGCGAACACCCTGGAGATCCCCATCGTCAGCATCCTGGATACGAACTGCGACCCCGATCTGATCGATTATCCCATACCCGGGAACGACGACGCCCTCCGGTCCATCAGCCTCATCACGGAAGTCGTCGCGAGCGCCGCGGAGGAAGGGCTGCGAAATTCCGGACGTCCAGTACCCGGGGACGAGGCACCGGTCGAAGAGGTTGAAGTGGTCGAAGCGGTCGAAGAGCAGCAGGCCTGA
- the tsf gene encoding translation elongation factor Ts produces the protein MTISASDVKTLRSQTGAGMMDCKRALVETEGSIEKAVTLLREKGIMAASKKSAREAKEGIIHTYIHPGSRIATMVEINCETDFVARNEAFQTLARDIAMQVAATRPLAVDRDQIEEAVLEQEREIYRNQARNEGKPDHIVDRIVQGKIEKFNQENCLLEQPFIRDTDKTVRDLITEAVATLGENIMVRRFVRYELGGE, from the coding sequence ATGACTATATCAGCCAGTGACGTAAAGACGTTGAGAAGCCAGACCGGCGCCGGAATGATGGACTGCAAGCGGGCCCTCGTAGAGACCGAAGGCAGTATCGAGAAAGCCGTCACGCTCCTGCGTGAGAAAGGCATCATGGCGGCGTCCAAGAAGAGTGCCCGGGAGGCGAAAGAAGGCATCATCCATACCTATATCCATCCAGGCAGCCGCATCGCCACCATGGTCGAGATCAATTGCGAGACCGATTTCGTCGCGCGGAACGAGGCCTTCCAGACCCTGGCCCGCGATATCGCCATGCAGGTGGCGGCCACCCGCCCCCTCGCCGTGGACCGGGACCAGATCGAGGAAGCCGTCCTGGAACAGGAACGGGAGATCTACCGGAACCAGGCGCGGAACGAGGGCAAGCCGGATCATATCGTCGATCGGATCGTCCAGGGTAAAATAGAGAAATTCAACCAGGAAAACTGCCTCCTGGAACAGCCGTTCATACGGGATACCGACAAGACGGTGCGGGACCTGATCACGGAGGCTGTGGCCACGCTGGGCGAGAACATCATGGTAAGACGGTTCGTCCGGTACGAGCTGGGCGGAGAATAA